From Trueperaceae bacterium:
GGTTGGCCCTGATGGGGATGACGTAGCGCTCGCGCCGCAAGGTGATTATCGGGTCCTGGACGTACTCCGCGTACTGCTCCAGCAGGCGGGTGAGCCGCTCGCGGATGCGACCGCGCATCGGGTTGAGGCGGCGCCTGATGTCGTACAGCTTGGGCGTGGCGTCGTCGCGGACGTTGCCGTCTGGGTCGAGCTGCTCGCGCACGAGGCGGAGCACGCCGTCGAAGGTGCCGATCTCGAGCGCCAGCTCGCCCAGCGCGGCGCGCTCTGACGTCAGGATGGCGCGTCGCAGGGTCGCCGCCCCGTCGAGCGTGTAGGCCACGCTCAGCACCTCTTGGCCGCTCAGCATGTGCCCCTCGCGCACGCGCCGCACGAGCGGCCGCACGTCCTCGATCCCGCCCAGGGCGAGGTAGCCGCCGTCCGCCACCTCCTGCACCCGGTCGAGCGCCCTCTCGGCCGCCGCCTCGCCTTGGTGCGGCACCAGCGCCAAGGCGAGCTCGCCACCCATGAAGGTCGCGGTCCGCTCCGCGAGGGCGGACCTCACCCGGTCGAAAGAGAGCTTCTCCAACGTGGGGGCCGAGGCGAGCACGACCTCCCAGTATAAGGGGTCGGCCCTGATACGCTCCTTGGCGTGACCCCTCGAGACCCGAGCGGCGCAGGTGGCCCCGCGGCAGGCACGAGTGTCGCGCTCGCACCGACCCCGCCATACTCGTGGCGCCAGACGGTGGCCGCGCTGGCAGGGTGGGAGGCGGCGCCGGACCGAGGTCGGCAGTCCCAGGACGGCGCGTGGCTGCTACCAGTCGCCGTCCCGGGCACTCCCCGCGCCGTGACCGTGAAGCTGAGCGCGCCGGGCGGCGACGGGCGCCTCGTCGCCACGGTGGCGGGCTCGCTCCCAGCGCAAGACGCGGTCCGAGTCGCCGAGGCCATCACCCACCGCCTCGCCCTCGACCTGCCTACGGCACCGCTCCTGGCGGCCGCGGAAGGCGACCCGCCGTTCGCGCCGGTGGCCGCCGCCCTGCGCGGCTTCCACCCGCCGCTCGTCACCAGCACCTTCGAGGCGGCCTGCTGGACCGTCGTGAGACAGCGGACGCCGCCCGCCTTCGCCCACGCCACGATGGAGCGCCTCGCGGCCTTCCTCGGCCGCGAGGTCCCGCCGGGCGACGGCGGCGCCCCCCTGCGCCTCTTCCCCGTCCCCGCCGACCTCGACGACGCGGCCCGCCCGGCGCTCCTCGCCGCCACCAACAACCTCCGGAAGGTGGAGCGACTGCGCGGCCTGGCAGACGCGTTCCTCGGAGTCGACGAGGCGTGGCTGCGCACGGCGCCCTACGACGAGGCGTTCGCGTGGCTCGTCCGCCTGCCGGGCCTCGGACCGTGGTCGGCGGAGCAGGTCCTGTGGCGCGGCCTCGGGCGCTACGAGCGGGTGCCGTGGCTCGACACGGGCGCGCTCGCCGCGGTGGGCGCCGTCTACCTTCGCGGCCTCACGCCGGCCAAGGGCACCGCACGCGAGCTTGCCGAGCGCTACGGCTGGTCGCAGGGGCTGTGGCTGCGCTACCTGAAGGCCTACCCTCGGGCCGTCGGGAGCGGCGGCGGGGCGCCTGCGTGACTGGAGCCGTCAGCGGCCGCCGTCGCCCCCGTCGGAACCGGGCGTGGCCGTCGCCTGGATGGCCGTGAGCGCGATGGTGTAGACGATGTCGTCGACGAGCGCCCCGCGCGACAGGTCGTTGACAGGGCGCCGCAGCCCCTGCAGCATCGGGCCGACCGACACGACGCCCGCCGAGCGCTGCACGGCCTTGTAGGTGGCGTTGCCGCTGTTCAGGTCCGGGAACACGAGGACGGTGGCCGTGCCGGCCACCACGCTCCCCGGCGCCTTGCTGGCGGCCACGCTGGGCACGGTGGCGGCGTCGTACTGCAGCGGACCGTCGAGCACCAGGTCCGGGCGGCGCTCCCTTGCGATGCGGGTGGCCTCCCGCACCTTGTCGACGTCGGCCCCCTCGCCGGAGCTGCCCGTCGAGTAGCTGAGCAGGGCAACGCGCGGTTCGATGCCGAAGGCGGCGGCCGAGTCGGCGGACTGGATGGCGATGTCGGCGAGTTCGTGCGCGTCCGGATCGGGGTTGACGGCGCAGTCGCCGTACACCAGCACCTGGTCCGGCAGGCACATGAAGAAGACCGACGACACGAGCCGGGCGTCACGATGGGTCTTGATCAGCTGGAGCGCGGGCCTGACCGTGTTGGCCGTGGTGTG
This genomic window contains:
- a CDS encoding DNA-3-methyladenine glycosylase 2 family protein — protein: MTVKLSAPGGDGRLVATVAGSLPAQDAVRVAEAITHRLALDLPTAPLLAAAEGDPPFAPVAAALRGFHPPLVTSTFEAACWTVVRQRTPPAFAHATMERLAAFLGREVPPGDGGAPLRLFPVPADLDDAARPALLAATNNLRKVERLRGLADAFLGVDEAWLRTAPYDEAFAWLVRLPGLGPWSAEQVLWRGLGRYERVPWLDTGALAAVGAVYLRGLTPAKGTARELAERYGWSQGLWLRYLKAYPRAVGSGGGAPA